A stretch of Nonomuraea africana DNA encodes these proteins:
- a CDS encoding 4Fe-4S dicluster domain-containing protein, with protein MTERMGFFTDTSVCIGCKACEVACKEWNQLPDDGFVFEATSYDNTGQLGASTWRHVAFIEQTRTVRMKGDEDAGVDRWLMSSDVCKHCTHAACLDVCPTGALFRTEFGTVVVQEDICNGCGYCVPACPFGVIDRREGDGRAWKCTMCYDRQRGGLEPACAKACPTDSIQFGPLDELRERAEDRLERLHADGRPEARLYGESPDDGVGGAGAFFLLLDEPEVYGLPPDPVVTTRDLPSMWRWAGAAALSVAGVVAVAFSGSFAGGIAGFRNGGRR; from the coding sequence ATGACTGAGCGGATGGGCTTCTTCACCGACACCAGCGTCTGCATCGGCTGCAAGGCCTGCGAAGTGGCCTGCAAGGAGTGGAACCAGCTGCCCGACGACGGGTTCGTGTTCGAGGCGACCTCCTACGACAACACCGGGCAGCTCGGGGCGAGCACCTGGCGCCACGTGGCCTTCATCGAGCAGACGCGCACCGTGCGGATGAAGGGAGACGAGGACGCCGGTGTGGACCGCTGGCTGATGTCGTCGGACGTGTGCAAGCACTGCACCCACGCCGCGTGCCTGGACGTGTGCCCGACCGGTGCGCTGTTCCGGACCGAGTTCGGCACGGTGGTGGTGCAGGAGGACATCTGCAACGGCTGCGGCTACTGCGTGCCGGCCTGCCCGTTCGGCGTGATCGACCGCAGGGAGGGCGACGGGCGGGCCTGGAAGTGCACGATGTGCTACGACCGGCAGCGTGGAGGCCTCGAACCGGCGTGCGCCAAGGCCTGCCCGACCGACTCGATCCAGTTCGGCCCGCTCGACGAGCTCAGGGAGCGGGCCGAGGACCGGCTGGAGCGCCTGCACGCCGACGGGCGACCCGAGGCCCGGCTGTACGGCGAGAGCCCGGACGACGGAGTGGGCGGCGCGGGGGCGTTCTTCCTGCTGCTGGACGAGCCGGAGGTGTACGGCCTGCCGCCGGATCCGGTGGTGACCACCCGCGACCTGCCGTCCATGTGGCGCTGGGCGGGGGCCGCGGCGCTGTCCGTGGCAGGGGTGGTGGCGGTGGCCTTCTCGGGGTCCTTCGCGGGAGGCATCGCGGGATTCCGTAACGGGGGGCGGCGGTGA
- the selD gene encoding selenide, water dikinase SelD, with amino-acid sequence MTLSTWPGQGPVRLTQYAHGGGCACKIPPGELEAVVAGLLSQPVDSPAGELLIGLDDGDDAAVVRLDGGRAIVATADFFTPVVDEPYDWGRIAGANALSDVYAVGGEPLVAVNLLGWPRETLPLELAKEVLRGGLDAARAAGCHVSGGHSVDDPEPKYGMAVTGLADPGRLLRIGGGRPGLPITLTKPLGIGVLNTRHKATGEVFPHAVAAMSALNRDASRAALAAGAVCATDVTGFGLLGHLYKLARASGVTAVVDVAAVPYLEGAREAARGGYVSGGTRRNLDWVRPCLDPGGFGEEDLLLLADAQTSGGLLVAGEIPGAPVIGELIPFSGPHLRLR; translated from the coding sequence ATGACACTCAGCACCTGGCCGGGACAGGGCCCGGTCCGGCTGACGCAGTACGCGCACGGAGGCGGCTGCGCGTGCAAGATCCCGCCCGGCGAGCTGGAAGCCGTCGTGGCGGGACTTCTCAGCCAGCCCGTGGACTCCCCCGCCGGCGAGTTGCTCATCGGTCTCGACGACGGGGACGACGCCGCCGTGGTCCGCCTCGACGGCGGCCGGGCGATCGTGGCCACCGCCGATTTCTTCACGCCCGTGGTGGACGAGCCCTACGACTGGGGCCGCATCGCGGGGGCCAATGCCCTGTCGGATGTCTACGCGGTGGGCGGGGAGCCGCTGGTGGCGGTCAACCTGCTCGGCTGGCCCAGGGAGACGCTGCCGCTGGAGCTGGCGAAAGAGGTGCTGCGCGGCGGCCTGGACGCGGCTCGGGCCGCGGGCTGCCACGTCTCGGGCGGCCACAGCGTCGACGACCCGGAGCCGAAGTACGGCATGGCCGTTACCGGCCTGGCCGATCCCGGGCGGCTGTTGCGCATCGGCGGCGGCCGGCCTGGGCTGCCGATCACCCTCACCAAGCCGCTTGGCATCGGGGTGCTGAACACCCGGCACAAGGCGACCGGCGAGGTGTTCCCGCACGCGGTCGCCGCGATGAGCGCGCTGAACCGCGACGCCTCCAGGGCCGCGCTGGCCGCCGGAGCGGTGTGCGCCACGGACGTGACCGGGTTCGGCCTGCTGGGCCACCTCTACAAGCTGGCCCGGGCCAGCGGCGTCACGGCCGTGGTCGATGTGGCGGCCGTGCCGTACCTGGAAGGGGCCCGCGAGGCGGCGCGCGGCGGCTACGTGAGCGGCGGCACCCGCCGCAACCTCGACTGGGTGCGTCCCTGCCTCGACCCCGGCGGCTTCGGCGAGGAGGACCTGCTGCTGCTCGCCGACGCCCAGACCTCCGGCGGCCTCCTGGTGGCCGGCGAGATCCCCGGCGCGCCGGTCATCGGAGAGCTCATCCCGTTCTCCGGCCCTCACCTGCGACTCCGCTGA
- the selB gene encoding selenocysteine-specific translation elongation factor, with product MHVVATAGHVDHGKSTLVRALTGMEPDRLEEERRRGLTIELGYAWTTLPSGRRLAFVDVPGHERFLSTMLAGVGPVPAVMFVVAADEGWMPQSEEHLVALEALGVRHCLLAVTRADLADPGPAIEQARTRLAAAGLGGVEAVGASGRTGQGLGELREALDRLVARLPVPDPEAPVRLWIDRVFTVTGSGTVVTGTLPEGTISVGDELALGGEPVRVRALESLKEPLAAVTGVARVAVNLRGRGLPERGRALVTPGRWTSTDLVDVRISPVGALRGSGRGPGDRGDGGTCGGLSGCGPVGQGGGGERRLPRRLTAHIGSAAVACEVRPLGGRIVRLRLAGPLPLHLGDVLLLRDPGRDRTEVRVLAGASVLDVRPPALGRRGAARARAARLEPAAPDAASALRTHRLLRAADLTAMVGKPDGRPVCDDWYAHPEHWEELARRLTEAALRYAAEHPLDPGMPLEAARRELALPDRRLVAALVRPPLTVAEGRILTRPSGLPTPVARAVERLRAELSAHPFQALEAWRLSQLGLGVREVAAAVRAGSLLRVAEGVVLLPGADARAAELLRRLPQPFTVSEARRALDTSRRVAVPLLEHLDRSGITVRVDEVHRRCR from the coding sequence ATGCACGTCGTCGCCACGGCGGGTCACGTCGATCATGGCAAGTCCACGCTGGTGCGGGCGCTCACCGGGATGGAGCCCGACCGGCTGGAGGAGGAGCGGCGGCGGGGGCTGACGATCGAGCTGGGTTACGCCTGGACGACTCTGCCCTCGGGGCGGCGCCTCGCCTTCGTGGACGTTCCCGGCCACGAGCGGTTTCTCAGCACGATGCTGGCCGGGGTCGGTCCCGTGCCGGCCGTCATGTTCGTGGTGGCCGCCGACGAGGGCTGGATGCCGCAGTCCGAGGAGCACCTGGTGGCGCTGGAGGCCCTCGGCGTACGGCACTGCCTGCTCGCGGTGACGCGGGCTGACCTCGCCGATCCGGGCCCGGCGATCGAGCAGGCACGGACCCGTCTGGCCGCCGCCGGGCTGGGTGGCGTCGAGGCGGTGGGGGCGAGCGGGCGTACCGGTCAGGGACTCGGCGAGCTGCGGGAGGCGCTGGACCGGCTGGTCGCCAGGCTTCCCGTGCCCGATCCGGAGGCGCCGGTCCGGCTGTGGATCGACAGGGTTTTCACCGTGACCGGCAGCGGCACGGTCGTGACCGGGACCCTGCCCGAGGGCACGATCTCGGTGGGTGACGAGCTGGCGCTCGGCGGCGAGCCGGTACGGGTGCGGGCGCTGGAGTCCCTCAAGGAGCCACTGGCCGCGGTGACCGGCGTCGCCAGGGTGGCGGTGAACCTGCGGGGCCGCGGCCTTCCCGAGCGAGGCCGGGCCCTGGTCACACCCGGCCGATGGACGTCCACGGACCTGGTCGACGTTCGGATCTCACCTGTCGGAGCCCTCCGGGGATCCGGCCGCGGACCGGGCGACCGAGGCGATGGCGGCACGTGCGGCGGCCTCTCGGGGTGCGGGCCGGTCGGGCAGGGAGGCGGGGGAGAGCGGCGCCTGCCCAGGCGGCTCACCGCGCACATCGGGTCGGCGGCGGTGGCGTGCGAGGTGCGGCCGCTCGGTGGCCGCATCGTGCGGCTGCGCCTGGCCGGCCCGCTCCCGCTCCACCTCGGAGACGTACTGCTGTTGCGCGACCCCGGCCGCGACCGCACCGAGGTGCGGGTGCTGGCCGGGGCGAGCGTGCTCGACGTGCGCCCGCCGGCGCTCGGCCGCCGGGGCGCGGCGCGGGCGCGCGCCGCGCGGCTGGAGCCGGCCGCGCCGGACGCGGCCTCCGCCCTGCGCACCCATCGGCTGCTGCGAGCGGCCGACCTGACCGCCATGGTGGGGAAGCCCGACGGGCGCCCGGTCTGCGACGACTGGTACGCCCACCCCGAGCACTGGGAGGAGCTGGCCAGGCGACTGACCGAGGCGGCCCTGCGGTACGCGGCCGAGCACCCGCTGGATCCCGGCATGCCGCTCGAAGCGGCCCGGCGCGAGCTCGCCCTGCCCGACCGGCGGCTGGTCGCCGCGCTGGTACGGCCGCCGCTCACAGTCGCCGAGGGCCGGATCCTCACCCGGCCTTCCGGCCTGCCCACGCCGGTGGCCCGGGCTGTCGAGCGGCTGAGGGCGGAGCTGTCCGCGCATCCCTTCCAGGCGCTGGAGGCCTGGCGGCTGAGCCAGCTGGGGCTGGGCGTCCGGGAGGTGGCGGCGGCCGTACGGGCGGGGAGCCTGCTGCGCGTGGCCGAAGGCGTCGTGCTGCTGCCCGGCGCGGACGCCAGGGCGGCGGAGCTGCTGAGGCGGCTGCCGCAGCCCTTCACGGTCAGCGAGGCGAGGCGCGCCCTCGACACCAGCCGAAGGGTCGCGGTGCCGCTGCTGGAACACCTCGATCGGAGCGGGATCACCGTACGGGTGGACGAGGTCCACCGCCGCTGCCGTTGA
- the fdh gene encoding formate dehydrogenase, with protein MAGGGWFSRWPVLRQLKGEDGRSDAARSARTDALRPRTEEADRVARSVCPYCAVGCGQLVYVKGGQVSQIEGDPDSPISRGRLCPKGSASKQLVTHPGRQTRVLYRRPYGTEWERLDLGTAMEMIADRVLRTRRDTWQQTHEGKVVRRTLGIAGLGGATLDNEENYLMKKLYTALGAIQVENQARIUHSSTVPGLGTSFGRGGATTFQQDLAGADCIVIQGSNMAECHPVGFQWVVEARARGAKVFHVDPRFTRTSALADRHLPIRAGSDIVLLGALINHVLGNELDFREYVLAYTNAATLVSEDFQDTEDLDGLFSGFDPETRTYDPKSWSYEGTGEQAPGETLEGGLHHAQAAGADRYGSGGAAAHPSPPTDPTLRHPRCVYQILRRHFARYTPELVEQLCGISPEDFAELADAITANSGRERTTAWVYSVGWTQHTVGAQYIRTAAILQLLLGNMGRPGGGILALRGHASIQGSTDIPTLFNILPGYLAMPHAHRHENLDDYLEREGGGTGFWGNRRSYLVSLLKAWWGEAATEENDFCFDHLPRLTGDHGHYTTVMGQIDGTVKGYFVVGENPAVGSSGGRAQRLGLAGLDWLVVRDLTLVETATFWRDGPELETGEMRTEDIATEVFFLPAASHVEKEGTFTNTQRLLQWREKALDPPGDCRSELWFYYHLGRLLRERLTGDETDRPLRELTWDYPEHGEHREPSAAAVLREINGVGPDGRALSSSAQLKPDGSTSCGCWIYCGVYAGEVNQAARRRPGREQTPVAPEWGWAWPANRRILYNRASADPEGRPWSERKAYIWWDAERGEWTGHDVPDFERNKPPDYVPPEGARAEAALAGTDPFIMQTDGKGWLYVPAGLVDGPLPAHYEPHESPVRNPLYGQQANPARRIYARPESPYNPPESPRFPYVLTTYRLTEHHTAGAMSRPLAYLAELQPELFCEVSPQLAAELGLVNGDWATIVTSRAVIEARVLVTGRVRPLRIQGRVIHQIGLPYHWGWGGGGLVTGDVTNDLLPLVLDPNVYIQESKAVTCDVRPGRRPRGRAALDLLEVYRHD; from the coding sequence GTGGCAGGTGGGGGATGGTTCTCCCGGTGGCCGGTGCTCCGGCAGCTCAAGGGAGAGGACGGTAGGAGCGACGCCGCCCGCTCGGCGCGCACCGACGCCCTGAGGCCGCGCACCGAGGAGGCGGACAGGGTCGCCCGCTCGGTCTGCCCCTACTGCGCGGTCGGCTGCGGCCAACTCGTCTACGTCAAGGGCGGTCAGGTCAGCCAGATCGAGGGCGATCCCGACTCGCCCATCTCGCGCGGGCGGCTGTGCCCCAAGGGGTCGGCCAGCAAGCAGCTCGTCACCCATCCGGGCCGCCAGACCCGCGTGCTGTACCGCAGGCCGTACGGCACGGAGTGGGAGCGGCTCGACCTCGGCACCGCGATGGAGATGATCGCCGACCGGGTGCTGAGGACGCGAAGGGACACCTGGCAGCAGACCCATGAGGGCAAGGTCGTGCGCCGCACGCTGGGCATCGCCGGCCTGGGCGGGGCGACGCTCGACAACGAAGAGAACTACCTGATGAAGAAGCTTTACACCGCCCTCGGCGCGATCCAGGTGGAGAACCAGGCGCGCATTTGACACTCCTCCACCGTCCCCGGTCTGGGGACCAGCTTCGGGCGTGGCGGCGCGACGACCTTCCAGCAGGACCTGGCTGGTGCGGACTGCATCGTCATCCAGGGTTCCAACATGGCCGAATGCCATCCGGTGGGCTTCCAGTGGGTGGTGGAGGCCAGGGCGCGGGGAGCGAAGGTGTTCCATGTGGACCCGCGATTCACCCGGACCAGCGCGCTGGCCGACCGCCACCTGCCGATCCGCGCGGGTAGCGACATCGTGCTGCTCGGCGCCCTGATCAACCACGTCCTCGGCAACGAGCTGGACTTCCGCGAGTACGTGCTGGCCTACACCAACGCCGCCACCCTCGTGTCCGAGGACTTCCAGGACACCGAGGATCTCGACGGGCTGTTCTCCGGCTTCGACCCCGAGACGCGTACATACGACCCGAAGAGCTGGTCGTACGAGGGCACGGGCGAGCAGGCTCCGGGCGAGACCCTGGAGGGCGGCCTGCACCACGCCCAGGCCGCGGGGGCGGATCGCTACGGCTCCGGTGGCGCCGCCGCGCACCCCAGCCCGCCGACGGACCCGACGCTGCGCCACCCGCGCTGCGTCTACCAGATCCTCAGGCGGCACTTCGCCCGATACACCCCAGAGCTGGTGGAGCAGCTCTGCGGCATCTCGCCGGAGGACTTCGCCGAGCTCGCCGACGCGATCACCGCCAACTCCGGCCGGGAGCGAACCACCGCATGGGTGTACTCCGTCGGCTGGACCCAGCACACGGTGGGCGCGCAGTACATCCGCACCGCCGCGATCCTCCAGCTGCTGCTGGGCAACATGGGCCGTCCCGGCGGCGGCATCCTGGCGCTGCGCGGCCACGCGAGCATTCAGGGCTCGACCGACATCCCGACGCTGTTCAACATCCTGCCGGGCTACCTGGCCATGCCCCACGCCCACCGACACGAGAACCTGGACGACTACCTGGAGCGCGAGGGAGGCGGGACCGGCTTCTGGGGCAACCGGCGCTCCTACCTGGTGAGCCTGCTCAAGGCCTGGTGGGGAGAGGCGGCCACCGAGGAGAACGACTTCTGCTTCGACCACCTGCCGCGCCTGACCGGCGACCACGGCCACTACACCACCGTGATGGGCCAGATCGACGGGACGGTGAAGGGCTACTTCGTGGTGGGGGAGAACCCCGCGGTCGGCTCCTCCGGCGGCCGCGCCCAGCGCCTCGGCCTGGCCGGCCTCGACTGGCTGGTGGTGCGCGACCTGACGCTGGTGGAGACTGCCACGTTCTGGCGGGACGGGCCGGAGCTCGAGACCGGGGAGATGCGCACCGAGGACATCGCCACCGAGGTGTTCTTCCTGCCCGCCGCGAGCCACGTGGAGAAGGAGGGCACCTTCACCAACACGCAGCGGCTCCTGCAGTGGCGGGAGAAGGCGCTCGACCCGCCCGGCGACTGCCGCAGCGAGCTGTGGTTCTACTACCACCTCGGCAGGCTCCTCAGGGAGCGGCTGACCGGGGACGAGACCGACCGGCCGCTGCGCGAGCTGACATGGGACTACCCCGAGCACGGCGAGCACCGGGAGCCCTCGGCGGCGGCCGTGCTCCGCGAGATCAACGGTGTCGGCCCGGACGGGCGGGCGCTGTCGTCCTCCGCCCAGCTCAAACCCGACGGGTCGACCTCGTGCGGCTGCTGGATCTACTGCGGTGTCTACGCCGGCGAGGTCAACCAGGCTGCCCGGCGCAGGCCCGGGCGGGAGCAGACGCCCGTGGCGCCCGAATGGGGCTGGGCCTGGCCGGCCAACAGGCGAATTCTCTACAACCGGGCCTCCGCCGACCCCGAGGGCCGCCCGTGGAGCGAGCGCAAGGCGTACATCTGGTGGGATGCGGAGCGCGGCGAGTGGACCGGGCACGACGTGCCCGACTTCGAGCGGAACAAGCCGCCGGACTACGTGCCGCCCGAAGGCGCAAGAGCCGAGGCCGCGCTGGCCGGGACCGACCCGTTCATCATGCAGACCGACGGGAAGGGCTGGCTGTACGTGCCGGCGGGTCTGGTCGACGGGCCGCTGCCCGCCCACTACGAGCCGCACGAGTCGCCGGTCCGCAACCCGCTGTACGGCCAGCAGGCCAACCCCGCGCGCCGGATCTACGCACGCCCGGAAAGCCCCTACAACCCGCCGGAGTCGCCTCGCTTCCCGTACGTGCTGACCACGTACCGGCTCACCGAGCACCACACGGCGGGCGCCATGAGCCGGCCGCTGGCCTACCTCGCCGAGCTGCAGCCCGAGCTGTTCTGCGAGGTGTCCCCCCAGCTCGCCGCCGAGCTCGGGCTGGTCAACGGCGACTGGGCCACGATCGTGACCAGCCGCGCTGTGATCGAGGCCCGGGTGCTGGTCACCGGGCGGGTCCGGCCGCTGCGGATCCAGGGCAGGGTGATCCATCAGATCGGCCTGCCCTACCACTGGGGATGGGGCGGCGGCGGCCTGGTGACCGGCGACGTCACCAACGACCTGCTGCCGCTGGTGCTCGACCCGAACGTCTACATCCAGGAGAGCAAGGCCGTGACCTGCGACGTGCGTCCCGGCAGGCGGCCGAGGGGCCGGGCGGCGCTCGACCTGCTGGAGGTGTACCGCCATGACTGA
- the nrfD gene encoding NrfD/PsrC family molybdoenzyme membrane anchor subunit: MTRERSMVPEAEFRSYYGRPVIKAPIWHEPHMPTYLYLGGLSGVSSMMAVVAGFTGHHRLARTARIAAALGAATGAGLLAAELGRPERFLNMLRVFKPTSPMSVGSWILAAQGGLSAVAASSELTGILPVVGDAAVLATGVTGPLTATYTAVLVADTAVPAWHEAYRELPFLFAGSALASAGALGMLATPRAEAGPARAVAMIGAAMETVSGVVMERRLGPAGEPYRLGRAGYLMRSARALTAGGGLLAAVAGRSRTLTALSGLALTAGALCTRFGVLAAGRASAADPKYTVVPQRQRLDGERPG; this comes from the coding sequence GTGACGCGGGAGCGGTCGATGGTGCCGGAGGCCGAGTTCCGGTCGTACTACGGACGGCCGGTCATCAAGGCTCCGATCTGGCACGAACCCCACATGCCGACATATCTCTATCTAGGAGGTCTGTCCGGGGTTTCGTCGATGATGGCCGTGGTGGCGGGGTTCACCGGGCACCACCGGCTCGCGCGCACCGCCCGGATCGCGGCGGCGCTCGGGGCGGCCACCGGCGCCGGCCTCCTCGCCGCCGAGCTGGGCAGGCCCGAACGCTTCCTCAACATGCTGCGCGTGTTCAAACCGACCTCGCCGATGAGCGTGGGCTCATGGATCCTCGCCGCCCAGGGCGGGCTGTCGGCGGTCGCCGCCTCGTCCGAGCTGACCGGGATCCTGCCCGTCGTGGGCGACGCGGCGGTCCTCGCCACGGGCGTGACCGGTCCGCTGACCGCCACCTACACCGCCGTCCTGGTCGCCGACACCGCCGTGCCCGCCTGGCACGAGGCGTACAGGGAGCTGCCGTTCCTGTTCGCCGGGAGCGCGCTGGCCAGCGCGGGGGCACTGGGCATGCTGGCGACGCCCCGGGCGGAGGCGGGGCCCGCCCGCGCGGTGGCGATGATCGGGGCCGCCATGGAGACCGTCTCGGGCGTGGTGATGGAGCGCAGGCTGGGGCCGGCCGGCGAGCCGTACCGGCTGGGGAGGGCGGGCTACCTGATGCGTTCGGCCCGCGCGCTGACGGCCGGCGGCGGCCTGCTCGCCGCGGTCGCCGGGCGCAGCCGTACGCTCACCGCCCTGTCCGGCCTCGCTCTCACGGCCGGAGCCCTGTGCACCCGCTTCGGCGTACTGGCGGCGGGCAGAGCCTCGGCCGCCGACCCGAAGTACACGGTCGTACCCCAGAGACAGCGCCTCGACGGCGAGCGACCCGGCTGA
- the fmdA gene encoding formamidase — translation MPNVVFSIDQSMSMRDQKIPGHNRWHPDIPVADMVRPGDEFRVECREWTDAQIGNNDSANDVRDVDLSVTHVLSGPIGVDGAEPGDLLVVDILDLGPVPQQVGGAPGQGWGYTGVFAKANGGGFLTDYFPDAYKAIWDFHGQIATSRHLPGVRYTGITHPGLFGTAPSADLLASWNRREQALIDTDPQRVPPLGLPPLAENAISGTASGEVAQRIASEGARTVPARENGGNHDIKNFTRGARVFYPVHVKDAKLSGGDLHFSQGDGEITFCGAIEMGGYIDFHVDLIKGGMEKYGVTTNPIFMPGNVEPRYSEFLSFIGISVDHDTDTNYYLDATVAYRRACLNAVEYLKKWGYTGEQAYLLLGSAPIEGRVSGIVDIPNACCSLYLPTAIFDFDVRPTMEGPVKKERGQCAVTS, via the coding sequence ATGCCGAACGTCGTATTCAGCATCGATCAGTCGATGTCAATGCGAGATCAGAAAATACCAGGGCATAACCGGTGGCACCCAGACATTCCTGTGGCTGACATGGTTCGCCCTGGGGATGAGTTTCGAGTCGAATGCAGGGAATGGACCGACGCCCAGATCGGCAACAACGATTCCGCGAACGACGTACGGGACGTCGACCTCAGTGTCACGCATGTCCTGAGCGGGCCCATCGGGGTGGACGGAGCCGAGCCAGGCGACCTCCTGGTCGTCGACATCCTTGATCTCGGCCCGGTTCCACAACAGGTCGGGGGAGCGCCAGGCCAGGGATGGGGGTACACCGGCGTATTCGCCAAGGCCAACGGCGGTGGATTCCTGACCGACTACTTCCCTGACGCCTACAAGGCGATCTGGGACTTCCACGGTCAGATCGCCACATCCCGCCACCTGCCGGGGGTGCGCTACACCGGCATCACCCACCCCGGCCTGTTCGGCACCGCGCCATCAGCGGATCTGCTCGCGTCCTGGAACCGCAGGGAGCAGGCTCTCATCGACACAGATCCGCAGCGGGTCCCGCCGCTCGGCCTGCCACCGCTGGCCGAGAACGCCATCTCCGGCACGGCAAGCGGCGAGGTGGCGCAGCGGATCGCCAGCGAGGGCGCCCGTACGGTTCCCGCGCGGGAGAACGGCGGCAACCACGACATCAAGAACTTCACCCGCGGAGCCAGGGTCTTCTACCCGGTTCATGTGAAGGACGCCAAGCTTTCCGGAGGTGACCTGCACTTCAGCCAGGGCGACGGCGAGATTACCTTCTGCGGCGCGATCGAGATGGGCGGTTACATCGACTTCCACGTCGACCTCATCAAGGGCGGCATGGAGAAGTACGGTGTCACCACCAACCCGATCTTCATGCCCGGCAACGTCGAGCCGCGCTACTCCGAGTTCCTTTCGTTCATCGGGATCTCGGTCGACCACGACACCGACACCAACTACTACCTCGACGCGACGGTGGCCTACCGCAGGGCCTGCCTCAACGCCGTCGAGTACCTCAAGAAGTGGGGCTACACCGGCGAACAGGCCTACCTGCTCCTCGGCTCGGCCCCGATCGAAGGGCGTGTCAGCGGGATCGTCGACATCCCCAACGCATGCTGCTCGCTCTACCTGCCCACCGCGATCTTCGACTTCGACGTACGTCCGACCATGGAGGGGCCGGTCAAGAAGGAGCGCGGGCAGTGCGCAGTGACGAGCTGA
- the selA gene encoding L-seryl-tRNA(Sec) selenium transferase: MDPRRHVPRTDAVLADPRLVAAGGRLGRSVVKDAVVRAQQRARLGEIAPEDVADAAVAALPPQAASLRAVINATGVLIHTNLGRAPLSLAAVEAMAAAAGAADVEFDLETGARARRGRGALDALARAVPAAEDVHVVNNNAAALVLVATVLAAGREIVISRSELVEIGDGFRIPDLLVSTGARLREVGTTNRTSCRDYAAAVGPETGCVLKVHPSNFRIEGFTGSAEVSELTGLGVPVVADIGSGLLSREPLLPAEPDATTVLEAGADLVTASGDKLLGGPQAGLLLGRRDLVERCRRHPLARALRVDKLTLAALEATLRGPVVPVRQALQADPAALGDRAAALADKLAGAGVDARAVPSEAAVGGGGAPGVMLPSAAVSLPERLAAPLRTGDPPVVGRIEGGRLLLDLRTVPGDRDGDVARAILEVSG, encoded by the coding sequence GTGGACCCACGAAGGCACGTGCCACGTACCGACGCCGTGCTCGCCGATCCGCGGCTGGTCGCGGCTGGCGGTCGGCTGGGCCGGTCGGTCGTCAAGGACGCGGTGGTGCGGGCCCAGCAGCGGGCGCGACTCGGCGAGATCGCCCCTGAGGACGTCGCGGACGCGGCCGTGGCGGCGCTCCCACCACAGGCCGCGAGCCTGCGCGCGGTGATCAACGCGACCGGCGTGCTGATCCACACCAACCTCGGCCGGGCGCCGCTGTCGCTCGCGGCGGTCGAGGCGATGGCGGCCGCGGCCGGTGCCGCCGACGTGGAGTTCGACCTGGAGACCGGCGCCCGGGCCCGTCGCGGGCGGGGCGCGCTGGACGCGCTCGCGCGCGCCGTGCCCGCCGCCGAGGACGTGCACGTCGTCAACAACAACGCCGCCGCGCTCGTCCTGGTGGCCACCGTGCTCGCCGCGGGCCGGGAGATCGTGATCAGCCGCAGCGAGCTGGTGGAGATCGGCGACGGGTTCCGCATCCCCGACCTGCTCGTCTCCACGGGGGCGCGGCTGCGCGAGGTGGGCACCACCAACCGCACCTCCTGCCGCGACTACGCGGCGGCCGTGGGACCGGAGACCGGATGCGTGCTCAAGGTGCACCCGTCGAACTTCCGGATCGAGGGTTTCACCGGCTCCGCCGAGGTGTCGGAGCTGACCGGGCTCGGCGTGCCCGTCGTGGCCGACATCGGCTCCGGCCTCCTCTCCCGCGAGCCGCTGCTGCCCGCCGAGCCGGACGCGACGACCGTGCTCGAGGCCGGGGCGGATCTCGTGACCGCCAGCGGCGACAAGCTGCTCGGCGGGCCGCAGGCGGGGCTCCTCCTCGGCCGCCGCGACCTGGTCGAACGGTGCAGACGGCACCCGCTCGCCCGCGCGCTGCGGGTCGACAAGCTGACGCTGGCGGCACTGGAGGCCACGCTCAGGGGTCCTGTCGTCCCGGTCCGCCAGGCGCTGCAGGCGGATCCGGCGGCGCTCGGCGACCGGGCCGCGGCGCTCGCCGACAAGCTGGCCGGTGCCGGGGTCGACGCGCGAGCCGTACCGAGCGAGGCCGCTGTGGGAGGAGGGGGAGCGCCCGGCGTCATGCTGCCGAGCGCCGCCGTGAGCCTGCCCGAGCGGCTCGCCGCGCCGCTGCGAACCGGCGATCCCCCGGTCGTCGGCCGGATCGAGGGCGGGCGGCTGCTGCTCGACCTGCGCACCGTTCCCGGCGACCGGGACGGCGATGTGGCGCGCGCGATCCTCGAGGTGAGCGGCTGA